A region from the bacterium genome encodes:
- a CDS encoding proline-rich domain-containing protein produces MKEKEELYKRQLSNSENYDKAILSYSVAALGFSIAFIRNTRQWAVAEHTWVLLISWIAFVFSIILVIISFMISQKGIEEQLEINRKYYEDGEDAAADEVNKFANATKFCNYVTGSCFIVGIVLTAIFVGLNMNQEGPMADQKKPLHEGAPIPQISKPTSSDIAKGAPVPGVQRLPREAPATGPTNPPSEGGSTSSNQASPSQTQATPPGNSGNSK; encoded by the coding sequence ATGAAGGAAAAGGAAGAGCTCTATAAAAGACAACTATCGAATTCAGAAAACTATGATAAAGCGATTCTATCTTATTCTGTTGCCGCTTTGGGATTCTCAATCGCGTTTATACGAAACACCAGACAATGGGCAGTTGCCGAGCACACATGGGTGTTATTGATATCATGGATTGCATTTGTATTCAGCATCATATTAGTAATAATATCATTTATGATAAGTCAAAAAGGCATTGAAGAACAACTCGAAATTAATAGAAAATATTACGAAGATGGCGAAGATGCCGCAGCAGATGAGGTCAATAAATTTGCGAATGCCACAAAATTCTGTAATTACGTAACAGGATCATGTTTTATCGTTGGAATTGTTCTTACGGCGATATTTGTCGGTCTAAACATGAATCAGGAGGGTCCCATGGCAGATCAAAAAAAGCCCCTACATGAAGGTGCCCCGATCCCACAGATCTCGAAGCCAACGAGTTCAGACATCGCCAAGGGCGCTCCTGTCCCAGGTGTTCAGCGGCTACCACGTGAAGCTCCCGCGACTGGACCTACGAATCCGCCTTCTGAAGGTGGGAGTACGAGCTCTAACCAAGCTTCGCCTTCGCAAACGCAAGCGACACCGCCTGGCAATTCAGGCAATAGTAAGTGA
- a CDS encoding PD-(D/E)XK nuclease family protein, giving the protein MLSPCSLDTMCRKDTPLLEPAIPEGFIVHNEHWSFSRLDTYARCPLAYKARYLDPQIYGADNVLPLPDPMSPALLGNLCHRTLELAGQVLHKARHKGRIMYQQKLFFESLSQAFLEHPQASGQLLQDAQAILVEYLAAGDFYADQIIGLEWPFELVLEEPDGDILLVGFIDRLEVTPEGVVKIRDYKTNRMLYTKDELRQSLQSSIYEIAVRESEALAITPDTPVDFDFIMLRHRTIQRTRRTPSDLSLALHQIVTLVRRCERSTCFEPQLNKYCGYCDHKIRCSLWREVVARGLPQAHIEPMDLSAIAVEYDRLSSVAKILYGRKEELADLMKIHLIGNEQIETPTHLFRTTPANETTFLDPHKVASLLAHAYNRTVAQVLRRIGRISKTEFDSVMKDAQGRLTATAWKELQEAITPLIETMPNPKLQAYKRPVEEPELKPRRAPRPKVKRRIKV; this is encoded by the coding sequence ATGCTTAGCCCCTGCAGCCTCGACACAATGTGCCGTAAGGACACGCCCCTCTTGGAGCCCGCCATTCCCGAGGGCTTCATTGTCCACAACGAGCACTGGTCGTTCTCGCGCCTCGACACCTACGCCAGGTGCCCACTCGCCTACAAGGCCAGATACCTGGATCCGCAGATCTACGGTGCCGACAACGTCCTGCCCCTGCCCGACCCCATGTCCCCTGCTCTCCTCGGCAACCTGTGTCACCGCACGCTGGAACTCGCTGGCCAGGTTCTCCACAAGGCCAGGCACAAGGGCCGGATCATGTACCAGCAGAAGCTCTTCTTCGAAAGCCTCTCCCAGGCCTTCCTGGAACACCCGCAGGCCAGCGGCCAGCTCCTCCAGGACGCCCAGGCCATCCTCGTCGAATACCTCGCCGCCGGCGACTTCTACGCCGACCAGATCATCGGACTCGAGTGGCCCTTCGAACTCGTGCTCGAAGAGCCCGACGGCGACATCCTGCTTGTCGGCTTCATCGACCGCTTGGAGGTCACGCCCGAAGGCGTCGTGAAGATCCGCGACTACAAAACCAACCGCATGCTCTACACCAAGGACGAACTCAGGCAGTCCCTGCAGTCGTCCATCTACGAGATCGCCGTGCGCGAGTCCGAGGCCCTCGCCATCACACCCGACACGCCCGTCGACTTCGACTTCATCATGCTCCGGCACCGAACCATCCAACGGACCAGGCGCACCCCGTCCGACTTGAGCCTCGCTCTCCACCAGATCGTCACGCTGGTGCGCAGGTGCGAGCGCTCCACGTGCTTCGAGCCCCAGCTCAACAAGTACTGCGGCTACTGCGACCACAAGATCCGCTGCAGCCTCTGGCGCGAGGTCGTCGCACGCGGCCTGCCCCAGGCCCACATCGAACCGATGGACCTCTCCGCCATCGCCGTCGAATACGACCGCCTGTCCAGCGTCGCCAAGATCCTCTACGGCCGCAAGGAAGAGCTGGCCGACCTCATGAAGATCCACTTGATCGGAAACGAGCAGATCGAGACGCCCACGCATCTCTTCCGCACGACGCCGGCCAACGAGACCACCTTCCTCGACCCGCATAAGGTGGCCAGCCTGCTCGCACACGCCTACAACCGCACCGTCGCCCAGGTCCTCCGGCGCATCGGTCGCATTTCGAAGACGGAGTTCGACTCGGTCATGAAGGACGCCCAGGGCCGGCTGACCGCCACGGCCTGGAAGGAACTGCAAGAGGCGATCACGCCACTCATCGAGACCATGCCCAACCCCAAGCTCCAGGCCTACAAACGCCCGGTGGAAGAGCCGGAGCTCAAACCACGCCGCGCGCCCAGGCCGAAGGTCAAGCGGCGGATCAAAGTGTGA
- a CDS encoding helix-turn-helix domain-containing protein has translation MGDTPTLDPNQDKLSPRLMEYLATRERRLAENIGIMTSKALESYRQTPEMRDKREIIDGMKELNRRIEALGRQVAAHIDQHASQARATAKYRPNGRGWPRGVDGRLEDPMLRALAHKKIDLGLTRQELADELGVNANTISHWLNRHWAPRGAEYDRVKKWVDEMEGVFETEFRAMRGLRK, from the coding sequence ATGGGCGACACCCCCACCCTCGACCCCAACCAGGACAAGCTCTCCCCGCGGCTCATGGAATACCTGGCCACGCGCGAACGCCGCCTTGCGGAGAACATCGGCATCATGACAAGCAAGGCACTGGAGAGCTACCGTCAAACCCCTGAGATGCGCGACAAACGCGAAATCATCGATGGGATGAAGGAACTCAACAGACGCATCGAAGCCCTTGGGCGCCAGGTCGCGGCACACATCGACCAGCACGCGTCACAGGCGCGCGCAACTGCCAAATACCGCCCCAACGGTCGGGGATGGCCACGGGGCGTCGACGGCCGGCTGGAAGACCCCATGCTGCGCGCCCTCGCGCACAAGAAGATCGACCTGGGTCTCACCCGGCAGGAGCTGGCGGACGAATTGGGCGTCAACGCCAACACCATTTCTCACTGGTTGAACCGGCATTGGGCTCCACGCGGGGCAGAATACGACCGGGTGAAGAAGTGGGTGGACGAGATGGAAGGTGTGTTCGAGACGGAGTTTCGCGCGATGCGAGGGCTGCGCAAATGA
- a CDS encoding AAA family ATPase encodes MAKTTKPAHQLADSYRIVGLEAEDFMRLKAVRIAFDPAAHAVDLSGENGQGKTSVIQAIWTALGGAKVTPGEPVHEGAEKATIVLDLAPADDARSNSPRRIRVTRTVTAEGGWGLKIWTPDKGSFPSPQAILDAFYHTLCFDPSEFVRMKAEHQSKVMIDLAGVKEPIDALKTRRQGVYDQRTDVNRDLKAAQLRLDALDMPASSVPEEVSLTELTRQMDAARLVEDAGAATRQALHDLYQEHAEAKAEVARLEIALTAARERVTSLVAQGKEKKLLVDALQPSGLEALRAKLTTAEADNELAREARKYRETEAEVTRLQGESETLTTSIDAVNDEISQVLLSAKLPIDGLAITEDGTILYRGKPFAQASDAERLEVSLAMGAAMHPKLKFLALREASMMTERTRERVKAWATEQDLMVLFELATSQEIGIHIVDGGVAGAGSDPRETADLTPEPDPADDDEG; translated from the coding sequence ATGGCGAAGACCACCAAGCCGGCCCACCAGCTGGCGGACAGCTACCGCATCGTCGGGCTTGAGGCCGAGGACTTCATGCGCCTGAAGGCCGTGCGGATTGCTTTCGACCCGGCGGCCCACGCCGTCGATCTCTCCGGCGAGAATGGTCAGGGCAAGACCAGTGTCATCCAGGCCATCTGGACGGCCCTGGGCGGCGCCAAGGTCACGCCGGGCGAGCCCGTGCACGAGGGCGCCGAGAAGGCCACCATCGTGCTGGACTTGGCGCCGGCGGACGACGCCCGCTCGAACAGCCCGCGGCGCATCCGTGTGACGCGGACGGTCACGGCCGAGGGCGGCTGGGGCCTGAAGATCTGGACCCCGGACAAAGGGAGCTTCCCGAGCCCCCAGGCCATCCTCGACGCCTTCTACCACACCCTGTGCTTCGACCCCAGCGAGTTTGTGCGCATGAAGGCCGAGCACCAGAGCAAGGTCATGATCGACCTGGCCGGCGTGAAGGAGCCCATCGATGCGCTGAAGACCCGGCGCCAGGGGGTCTACGATCAGCGGACGGACGTCAACCGCGACCTGAAAGCCGCCCAGTTGCGCCTGGACGCCCTGGACATGCCGGCCTCAAGTGTCCCCGAGGAAGTCAGCCTGACGGAGCTGACCCGCCAGATGGACGCCGCGCGGCTGGTGGAGGACGCGGGTGCCGCCACGCGCCAGGCGCTGCATGATCTCTACCAGGAACATGCCGAGGCCAAGGCCGAGGTTGCTCGCCTGGAGATTGCCCTCACGGCCGCGCGGGAACGTGTGACCAGCCTGGTGGCGCAGGGCAAGGAGAAAAAGCTGCTCGTGGATGCCCTGCAGCCGTCAGGCCTGGAGGCCCTGCGGGCCAAGCTGACTACGGCAGAGGCCGACAACGAGCTGGCCCGCGAGGCCAGGAAGTACCGGGAAACGGAGGCCGAGGTCACGCGCCTGCAGGGCGAGAGCGAAACCCTGACCACCAGCATCGACGCGGTGAACGACGAGATCTCCCAGGTGCTGCTCAGCGCCAAGCTGCCCATCGACGGTCTGGCCATCACCGAGGACGGCACCATCCTCTACCGCGGGAAGCCCTTTGCGCAGGCCAGCGACGCCGAGCGCCTGGAGGTCTCGCTGGCCATGGGCGCGGCCATGCATCCCAAGCTCAAGTTCCTGGCCCTGCGCGAGGCCTCGATGATGACGGAGCGAACGCGCGAGCGCGTGAAGGCCTGGGCGACCGAGCAGGACCTCATGGTTCTCTTCGAGCTGGCCACCAGCCAGGAGATCGGGATCCACATCGTGGACGGCGGCGTCGCTGGAGCGGGCAGCGATCCCCGCGAGACTGCAGACCTGACGCCCGAACCCGACCCCGCGGACGACGATGAGGGTTGA
- a CDS encoding toprim domain-containing protein encodes MGHYLDLAERIKRELTMDKLVPHHTGRKPIRCPLPGHADKNGSFIVYSETNSWWCPSHQTTPCGGSPIDFIMADKGLDFKGAVRYAAELMHLDLAPPTEEERAVEEAKHKREETLSVLARYAHGQLMADTEPARQARAYLEGRGFVVELLKEHVVGLVNLAKVYQVRATHPILGEFNQADFEEAGLRTERGGLLFRDTRISFPLLKRHRATGMSFRALPDSEDRRKFVHLAGQAAGLWNVDALHNPERKLVLAEGIPDALQVDTWGIPAVGNLGLEVAKNAHLFAHLKDVTLVWDNDAAGRGRVVRSARTIQAALRDGEVRILHMPGEKDINDWARAGGTKEEFQALLDGAPDLIEYQIEQLPDVKAGGKMRREDQAAVQDVLESMTALSELRQAVYLDLLKKRCGLQMGSLRASLKEIKSTQAERARAQEAVVQMETSAASKLIFEDTLPYIASLSFTTERT; translated from the coding sequence GTGGGGCACTACCTAGATCTCGCTGAGCGCATCAAGCGCGAGCTGACCATGGACAAGCTCGTTCCGCATCACACGGGACGAAAGCCCATCCGCTGCCCGCTTCCTGGCCACGCGGATAAAAACGGATCGTTCATCGTTTACAGCGAGACCAACTCCTGGTGGTGCCCCAGCCACCAGACGACCCCGTGTGGTGGCAGCCCCATTGACTTCATCATGGCGGACAAGGGCCTCGACTTCAAGGGGGCCGTGCGCTACGCAGCCGAGCTCATGCACCTGGACCTGGCGCCGCCCACGGAAGAAGAACGGGCGGTCGAGGAGGCCAAGCACAAGCGTGAGGAAACCCTGAGCGTCCTGGCGCGCTACGCGCACGGCCAGCTCATGGCGGACACGGAACCCGCTCGCCAGGCGCGCGCCTATCTGGAAGGCCGTGGCTTCGTGGTGGAACTCCTGAAGGAGCACGTGGTCGGGCTTGTCAATCTGGCCAAGGTCTATCAGGTCAGGGCCACGCATCCCATCCTGGGCGAGTTCAATCAGGCCGACTTCGAAGAGGCTGGGCTTCGCACGGAGCGGGGCGGCTTGCTCTTCCGCGACACCCGCATCTCCTTCCCCTTGCTCAAACGCCACCGCGCCACGGGCATGTCCTTCCGCGCGCTTCCAGACTCCGAGGACAGGCGCAAGTTCGTCCACCTTGCCGGCCAGGCCGCGGGCCTCTGGAACGTGGACGCCCTGCACAACCCCGAGCGCAAGCTGGTGCTGGCGGAAGGCATCCCGGACGCCCTGCAGGTGGACACCTGGGGCATCCCCGCCGTCGGCAACCTGGGCCTGGAAGTCGCCAAGAACGCCCACCTCTTCGCCCACCTGAAGGACGTCACCCTCGTTTGGGACAACGACGCCGCCGGCCGTGGACGCGTGGTGAGGTCCGCGCGCACCATCCAGGCCGCCCTCCGGGACGGCGAGGTGCGCATCCTGCACATGCCGGGCGAGAAGGACATCAACGACTGGGCGCGCGCCGGCGGCACGAAGGAGGAATTCCAGGCCCTGCTGGATGGCGCGCCGGACCTGATCGAATACCAGATCGAACAGCTGCCCGACGTAAAGGCCGGCGGGAAAATGCGGCGCGAGGATCAGGCTGCGGTGCAGGATGTCCTGGAGTCCATGACAGCCCTGTCTGAGCTGCGCCAGGCCGTCTATCTGGATCTGCTGAAGAAGCGTTGCGGACTCCAGATGGGCAGCCTTCGCGCGTCGCTGAAAGAGATCAAGTCGACTCAGGCAGAGCGGGCGCGGGCACAGGAAGCCGTTGTGCAAATGGAAACGAGCGCCGCAAGCAAGCTCATCTTCGAAGACACACTCCCCTACATCGCCTCTCTCTCCTTCACAACGGAAAGGACTTAA
- a CDS encoding DEAD/DEAH box helicase family protein, which translates to MSIHVASVIRIPLAELPARAREQLERALSYANPAYVAAKKRGIQVPKEKVDGRWREIPKRLEGFHVDPHHHWCAPRGAIALLKEVLVPWPGAQDHRATWEAAIPPFHPPLRTYQVAAKTAMVQRQQGVVVIPAGGGKTFTALAALAEIGQRTLILVHTLDLLEQWREEIEEHFGFLPGALDLRTSPPITVATVQTLTRLETGALTRELGQYGCLILDEGHHSPASTFDRVVNACPAKWRLALTATPEREDGLTQKLYHTFGPILHETHQADLLQGGYLVPAIVHEVHTAFTFPYRGAGDWQALTDALAKDEARRALVLDTLEALHQDEERAILVLSGRVEDHLVPLFQAAKARGIVGELLAGKVKKDTRRLIRHAVRSGHVRVLFASTVADEGLNIPELNTLLLTFPAKAEGRVEQRVGRVMRASPGKIRGEVFDFIDSAVTNVDNDTKPLLRQYASRKAAYKKLMATIVKTQPASQAQQLEAAPATILAAPAIIVRPGGPARTAVGMDPSFTHFALVAVDLATWWPVAMTTLTTQPSDKKLGLRKADDDGRRLEILATGIRDFLLAYPPVILCCETPSSGAQSAAALKGLAYAKALLVAARVYHEVPTIWLLPGEIKERVGGGLTATKARVADVVRAVLTHDGRQWAGAGWDATKDRSEHQYDAAAAILAARHEDLFMAAMR; encoded by the coding sequence ATGAGCATCCACGTCGCCAGCGTGATTCGCATCCCTCTGGCCGAGCTGCCGGCCCGCGCCCGCGAGCAACTGGAAAGGGCGCTGTCCTACGCAAACCCCGCCTACGTGGCGGCCAAGAAGCGCGGGATCCAAGTGCCCAAAGAGAAAGTGGACGGCCGCTGGCGGGAGATCCCCAAGCGGCTGGAGGGCTTCCACGTTGACCCGCATCACCACTGGTGTGCCCCACGCGGAGCGATCGCCCTTCTGAAGGAGGTGCTGGTCCCCTGGCCGGGCGCCCAAGACCACCGGGCGACGTGGGAGGCGGCCATCCCTCCCTTCCATCCCCCGCTGCGGACCTACCAGGTGGCGGCCAAGACCGCCATGGTCCAGCGCCAGCAGGGCGTGGTGGTCATCCCCGCCGGCGGCGGCAAGACCTTCACGGCCCTGGCGGCCCTGGCCGAGATTGGGCAGCGCACGCTGATCCTCGTCCACACGCTGGATCTGCTGGAACAGTGGCGGGAGGAGATCGAGGAGCATTTCGGGTTCCTGCCAGGCGCGCTGGACCTGCGGACCAGCCCGCCCATCACCGTGGCCACGGTGCAAACCTTGACCCGACTGGAGACCGGCGCCCTCACGCGCGAGCTGGGGCAGTACGGGTGCCTCATCCTGGACGAGGGCCACCACTCCCCAGCCAGCACCTTCGACCGCGTCGTGAATGCCTGCCCGGCCAAGTGGCGTTTGGCGCTGACGGCCACGCCCGAGCGCGAGGATGGGCTGACCCAGAAGCTCTACCACACCTTTGGCCCCATCCTCCATGAGACCCACCAGGCGGACCTGCTACAAGGCGGCTACCTGGTTCCAGCCATCGTCCACGAGGTCCACACGGCCTTCACGTTTCCCTACCGCGGCGCCGGCGACTGGCAGGCGCTGACCGACGCCCTGGCCAAGGACGAGGCGCGCCGTGCCCTGGTGCTGGACACGCTGGAAGCCCTCCACCAGGACGAGGAGCGCGCGATTCTGGTGCTTTCCGGCCGCGTGGAGGACCACCTGGTGCCCCTTTTCCAGGCGGCAAAGGCACGAGGCATCGTTGGCGAGCTGCTGGCCGGGAAGGTGAAGAAGGACACCCGGCGCCTGATCCGGCACGCGGTTCGGTCCGGACATGTGCGCGTGCTCTTCGCCTCGACCGTCGCCGACGAGGGCCTCAACATCCCCGAGCTCAACACCCTGCTGCTGACCTTCCCCGCCAAGGCCGAGGGACGCGTTGAGCAGCGCGTGGGGCGCGTGATGCGCGCGTCGCCAGGCAAGATCCGAGGCGAGGTCTTTGACTTCATCGACAGCGCCGTCACGAACGTGGACAACGACACGAAGCCCCTGCTGCGCCAGTATGCCAGCAGGAAGGCCGCCTACAAGAAGCTCATGGCGACGATCGTGAAGACCCAGCCGGCCAGCCAGGCGCAGCAACTCGAAGCGGCGCCGGCGACCATCCTGGCAGCCCCCGCCATCATCGTTCGGCCCGGCGGGCCCGCCCGCACCGCCGTCGGCATGGACCCGTCCTTCACGCACTTCGCCCTGGTGGCCGTCGACCTGGCCACCTGGTGGCCTGTGGCCATGACCACCCTCACGACCCAGCCCAGCGACAAGAAACTCGGCCTGCGCAAGGCCGACGACGATGGCCGCCGACTGGAGATCCTGGCCACCGGGATCCGCGACTTCCTCCTGGCTTACCCGCCGGTCATCCTCTGCTGCGAGACGCCGTCCAGTGGCGCGCAGAGCGCCGCGGCCTTGAAGGGCCTGGCCTATGCCAAAGCCCTGCTGGTGGCGGCGCGCGTCTATCACGAAGTGCCCACCATCTGGCTCTTGCCGGGCGAAATCAAAGAGCGCGTGGGCGGCGGCCTGACTGCGACGAAGGCCCGTGTGGCCGACGTGGTGCGAGCTGTTCTGACCCATGACGGCCGCCAGTGGGCCGGGGCAGGCTGGGACGCCACCAAGGACCGAAGCGAGCACCAGTACGACGCCGCGGCGGCCATCCTGGCCGCGCGTCACGAAGACCTCTTCATGGCGGCCATGCGATAA
- a CDS encoding ATP-dependent DNA helicase, translating to MAQQLPGYMLRESQLIMAREVAAALATGSNLLVEAPTGTGKGMAYCAPAIQHALATGQRVLIATANIALQEQLVQKDLPFLAGILPEPFQFTLLKGRSNFLCKDRHDEHKSQLFAGAVSDEDQDEFDQVLAWAGTTSTGDTNEIPFRVSPRVWRHFSVADTSECAGCKLLCFHRAAVTEAEDAQVVVCNYHLLFAHLMVQQATAGNAGVVPPFDVLICDEAHEIPDIGSDFAGEQIGRWSFRGFKRHLSQSGFQALDQAAENLARAIKQMSFTHGAPGSGRIKEAGLIDEGPILDALRDALRELKALRRQHLEDSKEFKQLERQEEQCCQLARRVKALIWQEHAEWVYWTERVESASGETWKLCGKPVSIAAFVRQSLLPWVSSFIATSATLTTTRSDFSFIRERIGLSVETRQVILPSPFDFDRAALLVVPAGLPEPNAPEFRDRVHNLLHEAVLLSQGRALLLFTSSQGMRAAHDLVAPEFERAGYRCLRQGSAPSTLLIKQFQEDVHSVLFATRTFFQGIDVPGESLSLVALDRLPFPSPADPVMDYIAEHDAKGWFFHHSLPVALITWKQIFGRLIRRHDDRGVVLLLDGRVTTKKYGRQFLKAIPGGRMSHEVASIKSFLSTSEDPFE from the coding sequence ATGGCCCAGCAGCTCCCCGGCTACATGCTACGCGAGAGCCAGCTCATCATGGCGCGCGAGGTGGCCGCGGCACTGGCGACCGGCAGCAACCTGCTGGTGGAGGCGCCGACGGGGACTGGGAAAGGCATGGCGTACTGTGCGCCCGCCATCCAACACGCCCTGGCCACGGGCCAGCGCGTGCTCATCGCCACGGCCAATATCGCCCTGCAGGAGCAGCTGGTGCAGAAGGACCTGCCTTTCCTGGCGGGCATCCTGCCCGAGCCGTTCCAGTTCACCCTGCTCAAAGGCCGGTCGAACTTTTTATGCAAGGACCGCCACGACGAGCACAAGAGCCAGCTCTTCGCCGGCGCCGTGTCGGACGAGGACCAAGACGAGTTCGACCAGGTGCTGGCCTGGGCCGGCACGACATCAACGGGCGACACCAATGAGATCCCCTTCAGGGTTTCCCCGCGCGTCTGGCGTCACTTTTCCGTGGCCGACACCAGCGAGTGCGCCGGCTGTAAGCTTCTCTGCTTCCACCGGGCGGCCGTGACGGAAGCGGAGGACGCGCAGGTGGTGGTCTGCAATTATCACCTGCTCTTCGCCCACCTGATGGTCCAGCAGGCCACGGCCGGCAATGCCGGCGTCGTCCCGCCCTTCGATGTCCTCATCTGCGACGAGGCCCACGAGATCCCGGACATCGGCAGCGACTTCGCCGGCGAGCAGATCGGTCGCTGGAGCTTCCGCGGATTCAAGCGACACCTGTCCCAGAGCGGATTCCAAGCCCTGGACCAAGCGGCGGAGAACCTCGCGCGCGCCATCAAGCAGATGAGCTTCACGCACGGCGCCCCGGGCAGCGGCCGCATCAAGGAAGCGGGCTTGATTGATGAGGGCCCCATCCTGGACGCCCTACGCGACGCTCTGCGCGAGCTGAAGGCCTTGAGGCGCCAGCACCTGGAAGACTCAAAGGAGTTCAAGCAGCTGGAGCGCCAGGAAGAGCAATGCTGCCAGCTGGCCAGGCGTGTCAAGGCCCTCATCTGGCAGGAACACGCGGAGTGGGTTTACTGGACTGAACGCGTGGAGTCCGCGTCCGGCGAGACGTGGAAGCTCTGCGGCAAGCCGGTCTCGATCGCGGCCTTCGTACGCCAGTCCCTGCTGCCCTGGGTGTCAAGTTTCATCGCCACCAGCGCCACGTTGACCACCACGCGAAGCGACTTCTCCTTCATCCGCGAGCGCATCGGCCTGTCCGTGGAAACGCGGCAGGTGATCCTGCCCAGCCCCTTTGACTTCGACCGGGCGGCCCTGTTGGTGGTTCCGGCCGGCCTGCCCGAGCCGAACGCGCCGGAGTTCCGGGACCGCGTCCACAACCTCTTGCACGAGGCCGTGCTGCTCTCCCAGGGGCGGGCCCTGCTCCTCTTCACCTCCAGCCAGGGAATGCGGGCCGCGCATGATCTGGTGGCGCCGGAATTCGAGCGGGCCGGCTACCGCTGCCTACGCCAGGGTAGCGCCCCCTCCACCCTCCTCATCAAGCAGTTTCAGGAGGACGTGCACAGCGTGCTTTTCGCCACCAGGACCTTCTTCCAGGGCATCGATGTGCCTGGGGAGAGCTTGTCCCTGGTCGCCCTCGACCGCCTGCCCTTTCCCTCGCCGGCGGATCCCGTCATGGACTACATCGCCGAGCACGATGCGAAGGGCTGGTTCTTTCACCACAGCCTGCCCGTCGCCCTGATCACGTGGAAGCAAATCTTCGGACGCCTGATCCGCCGGCACGATGACCGCGGCGTGGTCCTGCTTTTGGACGGCCGGGTCACCACCAAGAAGTACGGGCGCCAGTTCCTGAAGGCCATCCCGGGCGGGCGCATGAGCCACGAGGTGGCGTCCATCAAGAGCTTCCTCTCCACCAGCGAGGACCCCTTCGAATGA
- a CDS encoding IS110 family transposase, which translates to MRFYPGQHTFTCGVDLHASTMYLCMLDSAGEIRLHQNLPADPAAFLDAIAPFRDDLVVGAECMFTWYWLADLCHAEGIAFVLGHALYMKAIHGAKAKNDKLDARKLAVLLRSGAFPMAYAYPAGMRSTRDLLRRRTNLVRFRADLLAHVANTNSQANLSALALSGRRRAAAPQVIERLHDPMTRRAVELDIDIIQFLDQQITTLERELLVKAQADQPRTLDLLRTVPGIGPILAMTIMYEIHDLTRFPRVQDFVSYARLVACAHESGGKRSGSGGRKIGNPFLKWAFSEAAVSQLRLDAGIRTYRNRLVKKHGKGKSLSILAHRIGRTVYHMLKRSETFDRARFLAA; encoded by the coding sequence ATGCGATTCTACCCAGGCCAGCACACGTTCACCTGCGGAGTCGACTTGCACGCCAGCACCATGTATCTCTGCATGCTGGACTCGGCCGGTGAAATCCGCTTGCACCAGAATCTGCCCGCCGACCCGGCGGCCTTCCTGGACGCCATCGCGCCCTTTCGTGACGACCTCGTCGTCGGCGCCGAGTGCATGTTCACATGGTACTGGCTGGCGGATCTCTGCCACGCCGAAGGCATCGCCTTTGTTCTCGGCCACGCCCTCTACATGAAAGCCATCCACGGTGCCAAAGCCAAGAACGACAAGCTGGACGCCAGGAAACTCGCCGTCCTCTTGAGAAGCGGGGCCTTTCCCATGGCCTACGCCTACCCCGCCGGCATGCGCTCCACGCGCGATCTCTTGCGCCGCCGCACCAACCTGGTCCGCTTCCGCGCCGACCTCTTGGCCCATGTCGCCAACACCAACAGCCAGGCCAACCTCTCGGCCCTGGCCTTGAGCGGCAGACGCCGCGCCGCCGCGCCTCAGGTGATCGAGCGCCTTCACGATCCCATGACCCGCCGCGCCGTGGAGCTGGACATTGACATCATCCAATTCCTGGACCAGCAGATCACCACCTTGGAGCGCGAACTTCTGGTCAAGGCGCAGGCCGATCAACCCCGCACGCTGGACCTCTTGCGCACCGTCCCCGGCATCGGTCCCATCCTGGCCATGACCATCATGTACGAGATCCATGACCTGACCCGCTTTCCCCGCGTCCAGGACTTCGTCTCTTATGCCCGGCTCGTGGCCTGTGCCCATGAATCCGGCGGAAAGAGGAGCGGGTCCGGCGGCCGCAAGATCGGCAACCCCTTCTTGAAGTGGGCCTTCTCCGAAGCCGCCGTCAGCCAGCTGCGCCTCGATGCCGGAATCCGCACCTACCGAAACCGCTTGGTCAAGAAGCATGGCAAGGGCAAGTCCCTGTCCATCCTGGCCCATCGAATTGGAAGGACCGTCTACCACATGTTGAAACGCAGCGAAACCTTCGATCGGGCCCGCTTCCTGGCGGCGTGA